The Candidatus Neomarinimicrobiota bacterium genomic sequence CCATATCAATGAGCAGCATGGGGAGATACAACATAAAACCGATCTGAAAGGCAATGCGGAGTTCATTGATCATGAAAGCCGGTATCACCATCATCAGCGACAACTCTTCCGGCGACTTTGCCGGCTCTTGCTTAAAGTAGCCGGCAAACAATGCCAGGTCTTTATCCGGGGTGTGCTGGAGCATGAATTTCTTGATGGGCGCGGA encodes the following:
- a CDS encoding flagellar biosynthetic protein FliP: SAPIKKFMLQHTPDKDLALFAGYFKQEPAKSPEELSLMMVIPAFMINELRIAFQIGFMLYLPMLLIDMVVSAVLMSMGMMMLPPVMISMPFKILLFVLVDGWYLVVESIINGLQ